The following are encoded together in the Kribbella voronezhensis genome:
- a CDS encoding ABC-F family ATP-binding cassette domain-containing protein — protein MITARGVDLRVGAQLLLSDLSFHISPGDRIGLVGRNGAGKTTLMRALAGELRPAAGSIAATGSVGYLPQDPGAADPTITVTARILSARGLDAVVQRLRKAEAAMSSATGAAQERAMAAYARAETEFQAGGGYAAEAEAARLAAGVGLPTRALEQPVGQLSGGQRRRVELARILFADHGTLLLDEPTNHLDADSVAWLRSFLLGYQGGLVVISHDRELLAATVNRVFQLDPARLTIDIYNTGWKKYLTQLETDERRRARERSTAERKAAVLHAQAAKMQAGASTAVAARNMARRADKLLSDLEPVRRTSRVARIRLPEPAPSGRTPLSATGLTKSYGGLQVLTGVDLTVDRGSRLVILGLNGAGKTTLLRILAGHEQPDSGQVVHGHGLRLGYFAQEHDTLDLAGTVRQNLAAVAPGLTDGEVRNVLGSFLFSGDDADKPAAVLSGGEKTRLALAGLVHSGANVLLLDEPTNNLDPASRDEVLGAVSNYPGALVMVTHDEGAIEALQPDRVLILPDAVEDLWTDDYLSLVSLA, from the coding sequence ATGATCACCGCTCGCGGTGTCGACCTGCGCGTCGGCGCTCAGCTTCTGCTGTCCGACCTGTCCTTCCACATCAGCCCCGGCGACCGTATCGGTCTGGTCGGGCGCAACGGTGCGGGCAAGACCACCTTGATGCGGGCCCTGGCGGGCGAACTGCGGCCGGCCGCCGGCTCGATCGCGGCCACGGGGTCCGTCGGCTATCTGCCGCAGGACCCGGGCGCGGCCGACCCCACCATCACGGTCACCGCACGAATCCTGTCCGCCCGCGGCCTGGACGCCGTAGTCCAGCGTCTTCGCAAGGCCGAGGCGGCGATGAGTAGTGCCACCGGCGCGGCGCAGGAGCGGGCGATGGCGGCGTACGCGCGGGCCGAGACCGAGTTCCAGGCCGGTGGCGGGTACGCGGCCGAGGCCGAGGCGGCCCGGCTTGCCGCCGGTGTCGGTCTGCCGACGCGCGCTCTGGAGCAGCCGGTGGGCCAACTGTCGGGTGGTCAGCGACGCCGGGTCGAGCTGGCCCGCATCCTGTTCGCCGATCACGGCACGCTGCTGCTCGACGAGCCGACCAACCACCTCGACGCGGACTCGGTCGCCTGGCTGCGGTCGTTCCTGCTCGGGTACCAGGGCGGCCTGGTGGTCATCAGCCACGACCGTGAGTTGCTCGCGGCAACGGTCAACCGGGTGTTCCAGCTCGATCCGGCCCGGCTGACGATCGACATCTACAACACCGGCTGGAAGAAGTACCTGACCCAGCTCGAGACCGACGAGCGCCGGCGCGCGCGGGAACGCAGTACGGCGGAACGGAAGGCGGCGGTCCTGCACGCCCAGGCGGCCAAGATGCAGGCCGGCGCCAGCACAGCCGTTGCCGCGCGCAACATGGCTCGCCGGGCAGACAAACTGCTGTCCGACCTGGAGCCGGTACGGCGTACTTCGCGGGTGGCCCGCATTCGCCTGCCCGAGCCGGCACCGTCCGGACGGACTCCGCTGAGCGCCACCGGCCTGACCAAGTCGTACGGCGGGTTGCAGGTGCTCACCGGCGTCGACCTCACCGTCGACCGGGGCAGCCGGCTGGTCATCCTCGGACTCAACGGTGCGGGAAAGACCACGCTGCTGCGTATCCTTGCCGGCCACGAGCAACCCGACTCGGGTCAGGTCGTGCACGGCCATGGCCTGCGCCTGGGGTACTTCGCTCAGGAGCACGACACGCTCGACCTGGCCGGAACGGTCCGCCAGAATCTGGCTGCCGTGGCGCCGGGGCTGACCGACGGCGAAGTACGGAATGTGCTGGGGTCGTTCCTGTTCAGCGGTGACGACGCGGACAAGCCTGCCGCCGTACTGTCCGGTGGTGAGAAGACCCGGCTGGCGTTGGCCGGGCTCGTGCACTCCGGGGCGAACGTGCTGCTCCTGGACGAGCCGACCAACAACCTGGATCCGGCTTCGCGGGACGAAGTACTGGGTGCTGTCAGCAACTATCCGGGCGCGTTGGTGATGGTGACCCACGACGAGGGCGCTATCGAGGCTCTGCAGCCGGACCGGGTACTGATTCTGCCGGACGCGGTCGAGGATCTGTGGACGGACGACTATCTGTCGCTGGTCTCGCTCGCCTGA
- a CDS encoding HAMP domain-containing sensor histidine kinase: protein MTLRRRFGLRDRVMLAYGLLALGLSTVLALVTFNVVSNYLTNQRESSAVVETADNAAALHYGLFSSASQCLPNRNRNSNECGGMAVRPNVDVLDLLYSLPSTDSAASMLYYDGQWFSATGRPDDLPADMATAVRAGSEQHRRMKLGGQQVLAVGVPMARPDEAFFEWHPLSNLDNTLRTLKITLVVAAILTALLGLAVGKLASTVALRPLAKLTQVAAAVARGRLDARLQAEDDPDLGGLARSFNQTAATLEQRVIADARFAGDISHELRTPLMTMLNSMQLIQNHCAELPAAVREPVELLGDDLERFRRLVIDLLEISRDDGGDQGSREIVRIADLTRAAADATAGREVTTVAQDAEGLTLHADKRRLERVIANLVENAEYHAGGCKGVLVQAGGLGVIVYVDDAGPGVPVADRERIFERFGRSEDNRRGIGLGLAIVARHVEWHHGTIRVKDRPEGGARFIVELPAKTS, encoded by the coding sequence TTGACCTTGCGGCGGCGGTTCGGCCTGCGTGACCGGGTGATGCTCGCCTACGGTCTGCTGGCGCTCGGGCTCTCGACGGTGCTCGCCCTGGTCACCTTCAACGTGGTCTCGAACTACCTCACGAACCAGCGCGAGTCGTCGGCAGTGGTCGAGACCGCGGACAACGCGGCGGCCCTGCACTACGGCCTGTTCAGCAGCGCCTCCCAGTGCCTGCCGAACCGGAACCGCAACTCCAACGAGTGCGGCGGCATGGCCGTACGGCCCAACGTGGACGTGCTGGATCTGCTGTATTCGTTGCCGTCCACCGACTCCGCGGCCTCGATGCTGTACTACGACGGCCAGTGGTTCTCCGCCACCGGGCGGCCCGACGATCTCCCGGCGGACATGGCGACGGCGGTGCGGGCCGGCTCCGAGCAACACCGCCGGATGAAGCTCGGCGGTCAGCAGGTGCTCGCGGTCGGCGTACCGATGGCCCGGCCGGACGAGGCGTTCTTCGAGTGGCATCCGTTGTCCAACCTGGACAACACCCTGCGGACGTTGAAGATCACGCTCGTCGTCGCCGCGATCCTGACCGCGCTGCTCGGCCTCGCCGTCGGCAAGCTGGCCAGCACGGTGGCGCTGCGGCCGCTGGCGAAACTGACCCAGGTCGCGGCGGCGGTGGCCCGGGGGCGGCTCGATGCCCGGCTACAGGCCGAGGACGATCCCGATCTGGGCGGGCTGGCGCGATCGTTCAACCAGACCGCCGCGACGCTGGAGCAGCGCGTGATCGCCGATGCCCGGTTCGCCGGTGACATCAGCCATGAGCTGCGGACGCCGTTGATGACGATGCTCAACTCGATGCAGCTGATCCAGAACCATTGCGCCGAACTGCCGGCGGCCGTGCGCGAACCGGTCGAGTTGCTCGGCGACGACCTGGAGCGGTTCCGCCGCCTGGTGATCGACCTGCTGGAGATCTCCCGCGACGACGGTGGCGATCAGGGCAGTCGCGAGATCGTCCGGATCGCCGACCTGACCCGGGCGGCCGCGGACGCCACCGCGGGGCGCGAGGTCACGACTGTCGCGCAGGACGCCGAAGGCCTGACTCTGCACGCGGACAAGCGCCGGCTCGAACGGGTGATCGCCAATCTCGTCGAGAACGCCGAGTACCACGCGGGCGGGTGCAAGGGCGTGCTGGTCCAGGCGGGCGGACTCGGCGTCATCGTGTACGTCGACGACGCAGGACCCGGCGTACCGGTCGCGGATCGGGAGCGCATCTTCGAGCGGTTCGGCCGCAGCGAGGACAATCGCCGCGGGATCGGGCTGGGGCTGGCGATCGTGGCCCGGCACGTCGAGTGGCACCACGGAACCATCCGGGTCAAGGACCGCCCCGAAGGCGGCGCACGGTTCATCGTCGAGCTCCCGGCGAAAACCAGCTGA
- a CDS encoding response regulator transcription factor, whose product MAHSLLLVDDEPRIRRVLRLALEDEGYDVAEAANGLDALAALRREPPDVVLLDLMLPDRDGFTVCREIRRTSDVPVIMVTARADSHDVVAGLEAGADDYVTKPLVAKELSARIRALLRRVEPASTPQSDTFLIGDLEIHVAAAEVLRDGEVLPLTRTEFKLLVELAGAEGKVCSREHLLSKVWGYGYFGDSRIVDVHVRRLRLKIERDPAGPKHLVTARGLGYRLVS is encoded by the coding sequence GTGGCACACAGCTTGCTGTTGGTGGACGACGAGCCCCGGATCCGGCGGGTCCTGCGCCTTGCCCTGGAGGACGAGGGGTACGACGTGGCCGAGGCGGCGAACGGACTGGATGCGCTGGCCGCCCTGCGCCGCGAGCCACCCGACGTGGTGCTGCTCGACCTGATGCTGCCGGACCGGGACGGCTTCACGGTCTGCCGCGAGATCCGCCGTACCAGTGATGTGCCGGTGATCATGGTGACCGCCCGGGCCGACAGTCACGACGTGGTCGCCGGGCTGGAGGCGGGGGCGGACGACTACGTCACGAAGCCGCTGGTCGCGAAGGAGCTGTCCGCCCGGATCAGGGCGCTGCTCCGCCGGGTCGAGCCGGCCAGTACGCCGCAGTCGGACACCTTCCTGATCGGCGACCTCGAGATCCACGTCGCGGCCGCCGAGGTGCTGCGCGACGGCGAGGTGCTGCCGTTGACCCGGACCGAGTTCAAGCTGCTGGTGGAGCTGGCCGGCGCCGAGGGCAAGGTGTGCAGCCGCGAGCATCTGCTGTCGAAGGTCTGGGGCTACGGGTACTTCGGTGACAGCAGGATCGTCGACGTGCACGTCCGCCGGCTGCGGCTGAAGATCGAGCGGGACCCGGCCGGCCCGAAACATCTCGTCACCGCGCGCGGCCTCGGCTATCGACTGGTGAGTTGA
- a CDS encoding ABC transporter substrate-binding protein: MAVRRFAAASLVAAMAITLAACNSDGTPPGGTTTNAGDAVRGGTLNMLGGGDVDYMDPNISYYSLGYLNLRMWSRQLFTYPADPGGKNTTPVADLATEIPTAQNGGISADGKTYTIKIKPGAKWNTTPARQITAADLVRGVKRTANPVQPFGGIPDFADLLVGYQAFADGFGKVAKTPAGIKDYIEKTPLPGVEAKDETTVVFHLTQQATYFVDMLTLSAFSPAPVESLKYLPASTELGNNFPSDGPYKIDSWVPTKSITYSRNPAWDPATDPVRKAYVDKIVVNETVSQDSVQQQLQTGTPNADLGWDLAPPPSQLPALIAKKDKLLNIGDTSSTNPYIIYNTVSPNNNKALENPQVRQALSYAINRDHIIQVLGGPTINPPLTHVLPDVITGSKQIDPYPYNPDKAKQLLAAAGHPNLTLKFLYRNASEGSSKTFQTVQQDLSKVGITVVGVPSPNADFYVKYLQVPTVAKRGVWDLSLASWGSDWYGNAALTFFKPLFSGESSFPPIGSNFGLFNDAQTNALTQQALAAPTTDAAAAIWAKADARVMDQAAFYPVSNPKQANYHAEQVNNAVYVPSLQMFDPTNVWLAKGKQG; encoded by the coding sequence ATGGCAGTAAGGCGGTTCGCGGCCGCATCCCTGGTCGCGGCGATGGCGATCACGCTGGCGGCGTGCAACAGCGACGGAACCCCACCCGGCGGCACCACCACGAACGCCGGTGACGCGGTCCGGGGCGGCACCCTGAACATGCTCGGGGGCGGCGACGTCGACTACATGGATCCGAACATCAGCTACTACTCGCTGGGCTACCTCAACCTGCGGATGTGGAGCCGCCAGCTGTTCACCTACCCGGCGGACCCCGGCGGGAAGAACACCACACCGGTCGCGGACCTGGCCACCGAGATCCCGACCGCGCAGAACGGCGGGATCAGCGCCGACGGCAAGACCTACACGATCAAGATCAAGCCGGGCGCGAAGTGGAACACCACCCCCGCCCGCCAGATCACCGCCGCCGATCTGGTCCGTGGCGTCAAGCGGACGGCGAACCCGGTGCAGCCGTTCGGCGGTATCCCGGACTTCGCCGACCTGCTCGTCGGCTACCAGGCCTTCGCCGACGGCTTCGGCAAGGTCGCCAAGACGCCGGCCGGGATCAAGGACTACATCGAGAAGACCCCGCTGCCGGGCGTCGAGGCCAAGGACGAGACCACCGTGGTCTTCCACCTCACCCAGCAGGCCACGTACTTCGTCGACATGCTCACCCTGTCGGCCTTCTCACCGGCGCCGGTCGAGTCGCTCAAGTACCTGCCGGCCAGCACCGAACTGGGCAACAACTTCCCCTCCGACGGGCCGTACAAGATCGACTCGTGGGTGCCGACCAAGTCCATCACCTACTCGCGCAACCCGGCCTGGGACCCGGCCACCGACCCGGTCCGCAAGGCCTACGTGGACAAGATCGTGGTGAACGAGACGGTCAGCCAGGACTCCGTCCAGCAGCAACTGCAGACCGGTACGCCGAACGCCGACCTCGGCTGGGACCTGGCGCCGCCGCCCTCGCAGCTGCCCGCGCTGATCGCCAAGAAGGACAAGCTGCTGAACATCGGCGACACCTCGTCGACCAACCCGTACATCATCTACAACACGGTGTCGCCGAACAACAACAAGGCGCTGGAGAACCCACAGGTCCGGCAGGCGCTGAGCTACGCGATCAACCGCGACCACATCATCCAGGTCCTCGGCGGACCGACGATCAACCCGCCGCTGACCCACGTCCTGCCCGATGTCATCACCGGCTCGAAGCAGATCGACCCGTACCCGTACAACCCGGACAAGGCCAAGCAGTTGCTGGCCGCCGCGGGACACCCGAACCTGACCCTGAAGTTCCTCTACCGCAACGCCTCCGAGGGCAGCAGCAAGACCTTCCAGACGGTCCAGCAGGACCTGAGCAAGGTCGGGATCACGGTGGTCGGCGTACCGTCGCCGAACGCGGACTTCTACGTGAAGTACCTGCAGGTGCCGACGGTCGCGAAGCGCGGGGTGTGGGACCTGTCCCTGGCCAGCTGGGGATCGGACTGGTACGGCAACGCCGCGCTGACCTTCTTCAAGCCGCTGTTCTCCGGTGAGTCCTCGTTCCCGCCGATCGGCAGCAACTTCGGGCTGTTCAACGACGCACAGACCAACGCGCTGACCCAGCAGGCGCTCGCCGCGCCGACCACCGACGCCGCCGCGGCGATCTGGGCCAAGGCCGACGCCCGGGTGATGGACCAGGCCGCGTTCTACCCGGTCAGCAACCCCAAGCAGGCGAACTACCACGCCGAGCAGGTGAACAACGCGGTCTACGTCCCGTCGCTGCAGATGTTCGATCCGACGAACGTCTGGCTGGCCAAGGGCAAGCAGGGCTGA
- a CDS encoding ABC transporter ATP-binding protein produces the protein MAQTRALLEVRDLRVSFDTPDGIVRAVRGLSFSVERGRTLAVVGESGSGKSVATQTITGLTRGATITGSAYFEGTDLITADAATLRRLRGAEIAMIFQDPLSSLHPHYRIGWQIVEMIQAHDRQISKQAARRRAADLLTLVGIPRAAERLDDYPHQFSGGMRQRVMIAMAMALDPALLIADEPTTALDVTVQAQVLTVMRRLQEEFGTAIILITHDLGVVAEMADEVIVMYAGAAMEKAPRRDIFYRNHHPYTQGLLASLPAQNSKRLTPIPGTPPSLISLAEGCPFAARCPHVFDRCRVETPPLTDVFGDPRHQSACWLDHDVTEAVAS, from the coding sequence GTGGCTCAGACACGGGCCCTGCTCGAGGTCCGGGACCTCCGGGTCTCGTTCGACACCCCGGACGGCATCGTCCGCGCCGTCCGGGGGCTGTCGTTCAGCGTCGAACGCGGCCGGACGCTGGCCGTGGTGGGCGAGTCCGGCTCCGGCAAGAGCGTCGCCACCCAGACCATCACCGGGCTGACCCGCGGCGCGACGATCACCGGTTCGGCGTACTTCGAGGGCACGGACCTGATCACCGCGGATGCCGCCACCTTGCGGCGGCTCCGCGGGGCCGAGATCGCGATGATCTTCCAGGATCCGCTGTCCAGCCTGCATCCGCACTACCGGATCGGCTGGCAGATCGTGGAGATGATCCAGGCGCACGACCGGCAGATCTCCAAGCAGGCGGCCCGCCGCCGGGCGGCCGACCTGCTCACGCTGGTCGGGATCCCGCGGGCCGCCGAGCGGCTGGACGACTACCCGCACCAGTTCTCCGGCGGGATGCGGCAACGGGTGATGATCGCGATGGCGATGGCACTCGATCCGGCGCTGCTGATCGCGGACGAGCCGACCACCGCCTTGGACGTGACCGTACAGGCGCAGGTGCTGACGGTGATGCGCCGGCTCCAGGAGGAGTTCGGTACGGCGATCATCCTGATCACCCACGATCTCGGGGTGGTCGCCGAGATGGCCGACGAGGTGATCGTGATGTACGCCGGGGCGGCGATGGAGAAGGCGCCCCGGCGCGACATCTTCTATCGCAACCATCACCCTTACACACAAGGCCTGCTGGCCTCGCTGCCGGCGCAGAACAGCAAGCGGCTGACCCCGATCCCGGGGACGCCGCCGAGTCTGATCAGCCTGGCCGAGGGTTGTCCGTTCGCCGCCCGGTGCCCGCACGTCTTCGACCGCTGCCGGGTCGAGACGCCACCGTTGACCGACGTCTTCGGTGATCCGCGGCACCAGTCGGCCTGCTGGCTGGACCACGACGTGACCGAGGCGGTGGCTTCATGA
- a CDS encoding ABC transporter ATP-binding protein — MTETLLKVQDLRKEFPTQRKEVLRAVDGVSLEVRRGETLGLVGETGCGKSTLARCMAHLYDVTSGSVWFNGTDLTRLSRREMRPLRREVQMIFQDPYGSLNPRRRVGSIIGDPFAIHGISSGLERKRKVQELMELVGLNPEHYNRFPAEFSGGQRQRIGVARALALRPKLVICDEPVSALDVSIQAQIINLLADLQQEFDLTYVFISHDLSVVRHVSDRIAVMYLGKIVEVSPTEELFEQTRHPYTRALLSALPVSDPDTADSRERIILMGDIPSATNPPSGCRFHTRCPKARTECTVTEPPLEPVAAEHPEHETACLFPLRLGEDLSTAVPDLKAS, encoded by the coding sequence ATGACAGAAACGCTGCTGAAGGTGCAGGACCTCCGCAAGGAGTTCCCGACCCAGCGCAAGGAGGTCCTCCGGGCCGTCGACGGCGTCTCGCTGGAGGTGCGGCGCGGCGAGACGCTCGGCCTGGTCGGCGAAACCGGCTGCGGCAAGTCGACCCTGGCCCGCTGCATGGCACACCTGTACGACGTGACGTCGGGCTCGGTCTGGTTCAACGGGACCGACCTGACCCGGTTGTCCAGGCGCGAGATGCGGCCGTTGCGCCGCGAGGTCCAGATGATCTTCCAGGACCCGTACGGCTCGCTCAACCCGCGCCGCCGGGTCGGCTCGATCATCGGCGACCCGTTCGCGATCCACGGCATCTCGTCGGGGCTCGAGCGGAAACGGAAGGTCCAGGAACTGATGGAGCTGGTCGGGCTGAATCCTGAGCACTACAACAGGTTCCCGGCCGAGTTCTCCGGTGGCCAGCGGCAACGGATCGGCGTCGCCCGGGCGCTGGCGCTGCGGCCGAAGCTGGTGATCTGCGACGAACCGGTCTCCGCGCTGGACGTCTCGATCCAGGCGCAGATCATCAACCTGCTGGCCGATCTGCAGCAGGAGTTCGACCTCACCTACGTGTTCATCTCGCACGACCTGTCCGTCGTCCGGCACGTCAGCGACCGGATCGCGGTGATGTACCTGGGCAAGATCGTCGAGGTCTCGCCGACCGAGGAGCTGTTCGAGCAGACCCGGCATCCCTACACCCGGGCGCTACTGTCGGCGCTGCCGGTGAGCGACCCGGACACCGCGGACAGCCGGGAGCGGATCATCTTGATGGGCGACATCCCGTCCGCGACCAATCCGCCCAGTGGTTGCCGGTTCCACACCCGGTGCCCGAAGGCCAGGACCGAGTGCACGGTCACCGAGCCGCCGCTGGAACCGGTCGCGGCCGAGCATCCCGAGCACGAGACCGCGTGCTTGTTCCCGTTGCGGCTGGGCGAGGACCTGTCCACCGCGGTACCGGATCTGAAGGCGTCATGA
- a CDS encoding ABC transporter permease, translating into MTAAVEVLDAAPAKAIEGRSPFVLAIRRLRRDTVAMISLGVILLIVLMAIFAPVFAAVTGHPPNEQFRDIGLTPDGLPRGPNGTFWLGTDDLGRDVLVRIAYGARVSLLVGVIATAITVAIGVVLGLAAGFLGGIVDTVLARLIDVVLSVPFLLVAIALVSVTGPSLTVTVMVIGFFSWASVARIVRGQVLSLREREFVEAARSLGAGDTRIMFVDVLPNVLAPVIVYTTLLIPVVIVTQATLSFLGLGLPPPTADWGGMISSSQNYYTTSWWFILFPGIALLITTLAFNLFGDGVRDAFDPRADRLR; encoded by the coding sequence ATGACCGCCGCGGTGGAGGTTCTCGACGCCGCGCCGGCCAAGGCGATCGAGGGGCGCAGCCCGTTCGTCCTCGCGATCCGGCGGCTGCGGCGGGACACGGTCGCGATGATCTCGCTCGGCGTGATCCTGCTGATCGTCCTGATGGCGATCTTCGCGCCCGTGTTCGCCGCGGTCACCGGGCATCCGCCCAACGAGCAGTTCCGCGACATCGGACTGACCCCGGACGGATTGCCACGCGGGCCGAACGGCACGTTCTGGCTCGGCACCGACGATCTGGGCCGCGACGTCCTGGTCCGGATCGCGTACGGCGCCCGCGTCTCGTTGCTGGTCGGGGTGATCGCGACCGCCATCACCGTGGCCATCGGCGTCGTCCTCGGTCTGGCCGCGGGTTTCCTCGGCGGCATCGTCGACACCGTGCTGGCCCGGCTGATCGACGTCGTGCTGTCCGTACCGTTCCTGCTCGTCGCGATCGCGCTGGTGTCCGTCACCGGGCCGAGCCTGACCGTCACGGTGATGGTGATCGGGTTCTTCAGCTGGGCGTCGGTGGCCCGGATCGTCCGCGGCCAGGTGCTGTCGCTGCGCGAACGCGAGTTCGTCGAGGCGGCCCGGTCGCTGGGCGCGGGCGACACCCGGATCATGTTCGTCGACGTACTGCCGAACGTGCTGGCGCCGGTGATCGTCTACACCACGTTGCTGATCCCGGTCGTGATCGTCACCCAGGCGACGTTGTCGTTCCTCGGGCTCGGACTGCCCCCACCGACGGCCGACTGGGGCGGGATGATCAGTTCCTCGCAGAACTACTACACGACCTCGTGGTGGTTCATCCTCTTCCCCGGCATCGCGCTGCTGATCACCACGCTCGCCTTCAACCTGTTCGGCGACGGCGTCCGGGACGCCTTCGACCCACGGGCCGACCGACTGCGCTGA